GCTGCAGAGCTTCATCGCGCGGTACGCCACCCCGCACATGATCGGCGTCGACTTCGACATCGAGAGCGGGCAGTCCGCCGCCGACGTGCAGAACCTCGTCAACGCCGCGGCGCTCGCGCAGTCGAAGTACCCGGGGATGCGGTTCTCGTTCACGCTCGCGACCCTGGCCGCAAGCGACGGGAGCTTCGGCGGATTGAACAGCACCGGTGACGCCACGGTCAAGGCCATCACGGCGTCGAGCCTGACGAACTACACCGTCAACCTCATGACGATGGACTTCGGCCGCGCGACGACCGCGAACTGCGTCCTGTCCGGATCGACCTGCGAGATGGGCAAGTCCTCGATCCAGGCCGTCACGAACCTCGAGCACACGTACGGCATCGCACCGTCGAAGATCGAGGTCACCCCGATGATCGGCGTGAACGACGCCTCCGACGAGGTCTTCACCCTCGCCGACGTCGACACGCTGTCCGCCTACGCGAAGGCGAACGGGCTCGCCGGGGTCCACTACTGGTCGCTCGACCGTGACACCCCGTGCTCCTCGACGACGGCGATGTCCACCTGCAGCTCCGTCCCGAGCGCACCGGCCCTCGCATGGACGGACCGCTTCCTGGCCGACCTGCAGTAGTCGCCACCACCACGGACTGGAGGCGCGGTGCCAGCTGGCACCGCGCCTCCAGTCCGTCATCGGCTCACGTGACGTCGCGTCAGGTCGCTTCGGCGTCGAACGGTGCGGCCTCGCCGACGGCGAGCGGCACCACGGGTGCCGTCGCGCGCACCTTCGAGGCGGTCACCTGCGCGGTCTGCACCGCAGCGGCGCTGCTGCCGGAGTCGAGCAGCGCATCACGGATGATCCGGCGGGGGTCGTACTGCCGCGGGTCGAGTTTCTGCCAGTCGACCTCGTCGAACTCGGGGCCCATCTCGTCGCGCATCCGGTCCTTCGCGGTGTCGGCGAAGCGGCGGACGGCCTTGACGAACTCGGCGAGCTTCTGGGCGTACTGCGGGAGTCGCTGCGGACCGAGCAGGAGGACGCCGATGATCCCGA
The sequence above is a segment of the Curtobacterium sp. BH-2-1-1 genome. Coding sequences within it:
- a CDS encoding twin-arginine translocase TatA/TatE family subunit, which encodes MFDGFEKFLVIGIIGVLLLGPQRLPQYAQKLAEFVKAVRRFADTAKDRMRDEMGPEFDEVDWQKLDPRQYDPRRIIRDALLDSGSSAAAVQTAQVTASKVRATAPVVPLAVGEAAPFDAEAT